A window from Primulina huaijiensis isolate GDHJ02 chromosome 11, ASM1229523v2, whole genome shotgun sequence encodes these proteins:
- the LOC140987616 gene encoding mitochondrial adenine nucleotide transporter ADNT1-like: MASEDVKTSESAVTKIVNLAEEAKLAKEDIKPTKYQVYSICKSLVAGGVAGGVSRTAVAPLERLKILLQVQNPHNIKYRGTVQGLKYIWRTEGFRGMFKGNGTNCARIVPNSAVKFFSYEQASKGILYMYQQHTGNEDAELTPLLRLGAGACAGIIAMSATYPMDMVRGRITVQTEKSPYQYRGMFHALSTVLREEGFRALYKGWLPSVIGVVPYVGLNFAVYESLKDWLIKSKAFGLVEDNELGIVTRLACGAAAGTVGQTVAYPLDVIRRRMQMVGWHNASSIVTGDGRSRTSLEYTGMLDAFRKTVRHEGVRALYRGLIPNSVKVVPSIAIAFVTYEQVKELLGVEIRISD, encoded by the exons ATGGCATCAGAGGATGTGAAGACGAGCGAATCGGCGGTGACAAAGATTGTGAATTTGGCCGAGGAGGCGAAGCTCGCCAAGGAAGATATAAAGCCTACCAAGTATCAAGTTTACAGTATTTGCAAATCTCTCGTTGCCGGCGGTGTTGCAGGAGGCGT GTCGCGGACTGCTGTAGCTCCATTGGAACGACTGAAAATTTTGCTCCAG GTTCAGAATCCACACAACATAAAATACCGTGGAACTGTTCAAGGCTTGAAATATATATGGAGAACTGAGGGTTTTCGAGGAATGTTCAAAGGCAATGGCACTAATTGTGCCAGGATCGTCCCAAACTCGGCAGTAAAGTTCTTCAGCTACGAGCAAGCATCAAA gggtatattatatatgtatcaGCAACATACTGGAAATG AGGACGCTGAATTGACTCCTTTATTACGGCTGGGAGCGGGGGCTTGTGCTGGAATCATTGCCATGTCTGCGACCTACCCAATGGACATGGTTCGAGGCAGGATTACTGTACAG ACCGAGAAATCGCCTTATCAGTACAGAGGCATGTTTCATGCTTTATCTACTGTGCTTCGTGAGGAAGGTTTCCGTGCTTTATACAAGGGTTGGCTTCCTTCTGTCATTGGTGTA GTTCCTTATGTGGGTCTTAACTTTGCTGTGTATGAATCTCTGAAAGATTGGTTGATTAAATCTAAAGCCTTTGGGCTTGTTGAAGATAATGAATTGGGCATTGTAACTAGGCTTGCTTGTGGTGCTGCGGCTGGAACTGTTGGACAAACCGTTGCTTACCCACTAGATGTGATTCGTAGACGAATGCAGATGGTGGGATGGCATaatgcttcttcaattgttacTGGTGATGGGAGAAGCAGAACCTCTCTTGAATATACTGGCATGCTTGATGCTTTCAGGAAAACTGTGAGGCACGAGGGTGTCAGAGCATTATACCGGGGTTTGATCCCCAATTCGGTGAAG GTTGTCCCTTCAATAGCCATTGCCTTTGTGACGTACGAACAAGTGAAGGAACTTCTTGGGGTAGAGATTAGAATATCTGACTGA